From the uncultured Trichococcus sp. genome, one window contains:
- the glmS gene encoding glutamine--fructose-6-phosphate transaminase (isomerizing) encodes MCGIVGYVGQGNVQEVLLHGLEKLEYRGYDSAGIFVVDAENQGHVFKEKGRIADLRAIVDRQVDAHTGIGHTRWATHGVPSAENAHPHQSADGRFTLVHNGVIENFKEIKDEYLQDVTFVSQTDTEIVVQLIEKIAAEGNLDGKEALRRALAIVRGSYAFALVDAQAPNILYAAKNKSPLLIGLGDDFNVVASDAMATVQITNQYVEIHDGEMITLTADGVTIEKLDGKTVTRNPYTAQIDASDLEKGTYPYYMLKEIDEQPAVMRNIIQKYQNAEGRLTVPEELVTAMLEADRIHIVACGTSYHSGWVGKHYLEKIAQIPTEVHVASEFSYNPPLLKGNPFFIFLTQSGETADSRQVLVKVKEWGYPALTITNVAGSTLSREADYTLLLHAGPEIAVASTKAYTAQIAVLAVLSDALGARTGHDMGIDMVHELGIVANAMESIIDDKERIAALADIYLPNTRNAFYIGRGLDYFVSMEAALKLKEISYIQTEGFAAGELKHGTIALIEEGTPVLAIITQADVASHTRGNVEEVRSRGANTCVFAMAGLANENDQIILPAVHPALAPLMTVVPTQLMAYYATLHRGYDVDKPRNLAKSVTVE; translated from the coding sequence ATGTGTGGAATAGTTGGATATGTAGGACAAGGCAATGTACAAGAGGTATTGTTGCATGGATTAGAGAAATTGGAATACCGTGGTTATGATTCAGCCGGCATTTTTGTCGTAGACGCTGAAAACCAAGGGCATGTATTCAAGGAAAAAGGCCGTATCGCGGATTTGCGCGCAATCGTCGACAGACAGGTAGATGCGCATACAGGAATCGGACACACAAGATGGGCAACGCATGGCGTGCCGAGCGCAGAGAATGCGCATCCGCACCAATCTGCGGATGGACGTTTCACATTGGTCCATAACGGGGTCATCGAAAACTTCAAAGAAATCAAAGACGAGTATCTGCAGGATGTCACTTTCGTCAGCCAAACAGATACGGAAATCGTTGTGCAGCTGATCGAAAAAATCGCTGCCGAAGGAAACTTGGACGGAAAAGAAGCTTTGCGCCGCGCTTTAGCGATCGTAAGAGGCTCTTACGCTTTCGCGTTGGTCGATGCACAAGCTCCGAATATCCTTTACGCAGCCAAAAACAAAAGCCCGTTGTTGATCGGCTTGGGCGATGACTTCAACGTCGTTGCCAGCGATGCGATGGCTACAGTTCAGATCACGAACCAATATGTCGAGATCCATGACGGCGAAATGATCACATTGACGGCTGATGGCGTCACAATCGAAAAATTGGACGGAAAAACAGTCACACGTAATCCGTATACGGCCCAAATCGATGCCAGCGACCTGGAAAAAGGGACATACCCTTACTACATGTTGAAAGAAATCGATGAGCAGCCTGCTGTTATGCGTAACATCATCCAAAAATACCAAAACGCAGAAGGTCGCTTGACGGTCCCTGAAGAATTGGTCACTGCTATGTTGGAGGCTGACCGCATCCATATCGTGGCTTGCGGAACGAGCTACCATTCCGGTTGGGTCGGCAAACATTATCTGGAAAAAATTGCACAGATTCCGACAGAAGTGCACGTTGCCAGCGAATTCTCCTACAACCCGCCGTTGTTGAAAGGCAATCCGTTCTTCATCTTCCTTACCCAAAGTGGGGAGACTGCGGACAGCCGCCAAGTATTGGTGAAAGTAAAAGAATGGGGATATCCGGCCTTGACGATCACAAACGTGGCTGGTTCGACCTTGTCGCGTGAAGCGGACTACACGTTGCTGCTGCATGCGGGTCCTGAAATCGCAGTTGCTTCAACGAAAGCTTATACGGCACAGATTGCTGTCTTGGCTGTCTTGTCGGATGCGTTGGGCGCGAGAACGGGTCATGATATGGGAATCGATATGGTCCATGAATTGGGGATCGTCGCAAATGCGATGGAATCGATCATCGATGACAAAGAACGCATCGCTGCCTTGGCTGACATCTACTTGCCGAACACCCGCAATGCTTTCTACATCGGCCGCGGTTTGGATTACTTCGTATCGATGGAAGCTGCCTTGAAACTGAAAGAAATTTCTTATATCCAAACAGAAGGGTTTGCTGCCGGAGAATTGAAGCACGGCACAATCGCCTTGATCGAAGAAGGAACTCCGGTCTTGGCTATCATTACCCAAGCAGATGTTGCCAGCCATACCCGCGGAAATGTCGAAGAAGTGCGTTCACGCGGCGCAAACACTTGCGTATTCGCAATGGCAGGTTTGGCCAATGAAAACGACCAAATCATCTTGCCGGCTGTTCACCCAGCATTGGCGCCACTGATGACAGTCGTTCCGACCCAACTTATGGCTTACTACGCAACGCTTCACCGTGGCTATGACGTCGACAAACCAAGAAACTTGGCTAAATCCGTTACGGTTGAGTAA